The sequence below is a genomic window from Sphingomonas jaspsi DSM 18422.
CGTGCGCCGGTCGCGGGCGAAATCGCCAAGGCGCTGATCGAGCCGGGCGAAGTCGTCGCGCCCGCCATCCCCCTGTTCCAGATCGTCGACGTCGACCGTCCGTGGGTCCGCTTGTCGGTCGGCGAAAGCGACATGACGGCGCTGCGCCAGGGCAGCACCATCAATGGCAGCATCCCGGCGCTCGGCCTTGATGGCGTGCCGTTCATGGTGAAGAGCATCGCCGCGCAGGGCGAATATGCGACCCGCAAGGCAACCCGCCAATCGAGCGGCTTCGACGAGCGCAGCTTCGAACTGAAGCTGGAGCCGGCGCGACCCGTCAAGGGGCTGCGGCCCGGCATGAGCGTCCTGTTCGACCGCATCCGATGAGCGCATTTGGCCGGGCCCTGTCGGCCGAGATCGACCATCTCGCTCGCGACCGGTGGGACCAGGCACTGCTGGTTTTGATGCCGCTGATCCTGCTCGGCCTGATGGCGGCGATGCTGCTCAGCGGGGTTCCGCGCGACCTTCCCATCGCGATCGTCGGCGGCGGCGAAACGCCCCTCGCCCGACGCTTCGTCCAAGCCATCAACGATTCCTCCGCGGTCGCCGTCGTCGCCCGGTCGCCAAGCGAGGCCGCGGGGTTGTCCCTCGTGCGGCAGGGGCGGATCGTCGCTTTCGTCGAACTGCCTGACGACATTCGACCCAATAAGTCGGCGACGGTCCGGATCAGCTACAATGCGGCCTATCTGTCGACCGGCGGGATTGCCGAATCCGCCATTTCCAAAGCGCTGGGATCGGCCGCCGTCCAGGCCATCGCCGACGCTGGCGGGGTCGGCGGCGTGACCGCGCTTCGCCTGCCCGACGCTCCGGTCTCGATCTCGATCCTGGCCAATCCCGAAGCCAGCTTCGAATGGTACCTGCAGGCGCTCGTCGACCCGGCCGTGCTGCATTTGCTGATCGCCTGTGCGACTGCGATGGCGATGGGCCGGGCCCTGACCGGCAAGTCGCTGAGCGAATGGCGCGCGCAGACCGGCGGCGGGGTCGGTGCGCTGGCCGGGAAAATGGCACCTTATGTCGCGATCGGCACGGCATGGGGCGCTGCGTGGCTGATCTGGATCGCCGGCATTCGCGGCTGGCAACCGGTCGGCAGCCTTGCCCTCATCCTGTTCGGGCAGGCCGTATTGATGGCCGCGACGGCGGCGATTTCCGCCCTGCTGGTCATCGCTAGCCGCGAAACCAGCAATGCCCTCGCGGTCTGCGCGGTCTATGCGGGGTCAGCCCTTGCCTATTCGGGCGGCAGCCTGCCCGTCCAAGGCGGCTCGCTGTTCGCGCGCGGGTGGAGCGGGTTCCTGCCCTTCACCCATTATCTCGACCTGCAGATGGACCAATGGCTCGGCGCGCCCGTCCAAGTGGCGATCCGCCAATTGCTGATCCTGTCGGTTTACATCGTCATTCCGCTAGCGTTGAGCGCCCTGCTGATGCGCCGGGAGCGGGTCTCATGAACGGCTTCCTGACCGGATTTCGCGATGCGATGACCGAGGTCTTCACGACCCGCTCGCTGTTATCGACGATGGTCGTCGCCGTGCTTTTTTACGGCTTCTACTATCCCGCGCCCTACCGTCACCAAGGCGTGGTCGACATTCCCGTGGTGGTGGTCGACGATGAAGACAGCGCAGCCACCCGAACGCTCGTCCGGGCGCTCGACGACAGCCGCGAGGTCGCGGTGGTGGCCCGGCTTGCCGACACGGCCGCCGCCGAACAGGCGGTGCGCGATCGCCGCGCGGAAGGCATCGTCCATATCGACGATGGGCTGACGCGCCGACTGCTCACAGGCAGCGGAACCGGGGGCGTGGCGGTCACCGTCAACGGCTCCTACCTGCTGCGCGCACGCGGCATCGCGGTGGCGGTCCAGAAGGCGGTCGAAAATGTCGCCGACGACCAGCTTGGCCCGGCGCTCAAATCGCTCGCCGATCGCAACCTGCCGAAAATCGAGGTGCGGCCGCTGTTCAATCCTACCACCGGCTATGCCGACTATATCTTCCCGGCCGTGTCGGTGATCATCCTGCAGCAGACGCTGTTGTTCGGCGCGGCGATGCTCGCGGGTCGCCGGCGTGCGGACGGCAGATTGCAGCAGCGCTGGAGCTGCTATTCGGGCACGCTGGCCGCATTGGCGCTGATCGGCTGTTTCGCCAGCCTCTTCTACTTCGGTCTGGTGTTCTGGATCGAGGATATGCCGCGCGGCGGAAACGTTCCGGCGCTGTTCGTGGCGGTGCCCGTTTTTTCGGTCGCGGTCGCCGCGCTGGGGCTGCTGATCGGCAGTTTCCTCGATGAAGGGGACCGGGCGATGGAACTGCTGGTGCCGACGTCGGTCGTGCTGTTCTTCCTGACCGGAACCGCCTGGCCGACCCAGATGATGCCGGCATGGGTCCAGGTCGTCGCCACGCTGTCACCCGCCACGCACGGCGTGCCACTGTTCGTCGGCCTCAACCAGATGGGTGCCAGCCTGGCCGAAGTCGCCAAACCGCTGATGGGCCTCGCAGCGCTAGCCCTCGCCTACGGCGTAGCCGCAGGGTGGCGGCTGTCGCGCATGCCGCTTGCCTCGCCGCGTTCCGGGGCGCATCAGGGGGCGGCACCAACGATCGAAAGCGCGCCATGAAGGTCATCGGCAGTTTCGTCAGCCCCTATGTCCGCAAGGTGCTGGCGGTGATGGAATTGAAGGGCATCGACTATGAGGTCGATCCCATCACGCCCTTTTTCGGCAACGACGAATTCGAACGCCTGAGCCCGCTTCGCCGCATCCCCGTCCTGATCGACGGCGACCTCGTTCTTTCCGACAGCTCGGTGATCTGCGCCTATCTGGAGGACGTCCAGCCGAACCCCGCGACTCTCCCCGCCGATATCGCAGCGCGGGCACGCGCCCGGTGGTTCGAGGAATATGCCGACACGCGCCTCGGCGACGTCTTCATCTGGGGCCTGTTCTACCCTCGCTTCGTCCATCCGATGGTGTGGGGTGAACCGTGCGACCAGGCGCGGATCGACCATAGCCTCGCCGTCGAAATTCCCCGTGAGCTCGACTATCTCGAGCGCGAATTGCCGTCAGCCGGGTGGATCTGCGGCGATTACGGCCTCGCCGACATCGCGGTCGCCAGTTTCTTCCGCAACGCGGCCTATGCGGGCTTCACGGTCGATGCCGCGCGCTGGCCGACGGTGCACGCTTTCGTCGAAAGTGCGCTGGCCCATCCGGTGATGGAGAAGCTCGGCGGCTACGAAAAAATCCAGCTGTCGACCACGATTTCGGGTCGGCGGCAGGCCTTGATCGATGCGGGCGTCCGACTGACCGCGAACACGATGGCCCAGCGCACACCCGCGAAGGGCGTCATGAGGCTTTGATCACTGGACCGACTGGGTACCCGCGATCCAATGTTCGAACCGCGTCTTCAACGACCTCTTTGAGGGAATGAAACCCGGCTCGTCGTCGCCCGGCATATGGTCGGGCTGGTCGTAGAGCGTGAGGTTGAGCGGCATCTTCGGGCGGAGCGCCTCGCGGCCGCGCATGATGTCTTCCGCGGCCGCCAGGCTGCGGTGGATATCGTCGGCGGTGAACGGCTTCATCAGGCAGCCGAGCGCGAGGTCGGGCATCGGGAAGTCCGGCGCGCGGCCCGTGACGAAGAAGCAGGGGATGTCGAAATCGCCGAGGCGGACCGCCACCGAAAAGCCGGTCGTACCGCGCGACAGCTTGAGGTCAACCAGCGCGAGATCGGGCTTGTTGGTTTCGGCCGCCTCGACCGCGCCTTCCAGGTCTTCGACCGTCGCGACGACGCGGTAGCGCGGATTGTCTTCGACCAGATATTTCAGAGTCGTCGCCAGTTGGCTGTCGTCTTCGACGATCAGGATCTTCAACACGACAAAAGGCCTCCCCTCACCTCATGCGGATAATCCAACATTCGCAAAGGGATGCTGCGCCCAAAAGAAGTCGGCGCGAATCCCCCTTGAACGTGGTTAACGTTCAAGGGAGCGGCGACTGCGGTGAACGGAAGGAAATCAGGCGCGGTAAAAGATATGCGCGCCGATTTTCTCGACCTTGGTCAGGTTGCGGCGCCATTTCGGCGCGACATAGTCGGCGTGGTACCACATCACGTCCGACGGCAGCGCGGCCATAAGTTTCTTCGACGCGATCCGCGCGACCGCCTGCGCCCGGGCCCACGCTTCGCAATTGGGGTCGATGCGCGGGAAGCGGCCCGCGCGCACGAAACTGAACTGCGCCTTCTGCTTGACCACCCCGCACCAGCTGGTCGGATATTGGGCGCTGCTGGCGCGGTTCATCACCACATTGGCGACCGCCAGCTGGCCCTGAAGGCTTTCGCCCATCGCTTCGAAATAGACCGCGGTCGCAAGGCACTGTGCCTGCTCGTCCAGCGGATCGCCCTGCTTGTTGGCTTCGACCAGCTGGTCGAGCGTCGGTGCCGGTGCGCTCACCGCGTCGGCGACCGAATCCACGGTCTGGTTGACCGACGTCGCGACCGCGCGGACGATCGGCAGGTTGTTGGCCAGCGTCTGTCCCATCGCAGCGCTCGAGCCCAGGCCGACCACAAGGGCAACGGCAGCCAGCGACTTCGCGCCGGCACGCAACAAATTGTTCAATCTTCTCTCTAACCAAGGCGGCCGACCGACCGACAGGGGGAGGCGCCATCAATGGCGCCTGCACCGTCTGCGGCAGAGTACGTCCGTCTAGCCCCGGGATCGGGCCATCCCACCTCCTGGAACGCTCGTCGATCCGCTCGCTCGTTTAAATTGCTGCGGTGCACATAAAAGGGACTGACAATCGTGCAAGTAAAGCAGGGACGAACCGAACCCATCGCGGGACGAACGACGGGAACCGATTGATTTTCCGCAATATTGGCCGCCCTTCACCACGTGCTTGAGCTAATTGCCGCGCTGCGCCATATCGCCACTTCGCAACGCAAAAGGGATGATCGATGGCCTATTGGCTGATGCGCTCCGAGCCAGACGTTTATGGCTGGAACGACCTGGTGAAGGACGGCGGGACCGAATGGGACGGGGTGCGCAACTATACCGCGCGCAATTTCCTGAAAGAGATGAAGGCCGGAGACCTCGCCTTCTTCTACCACTCGAACACCGAAAAGGCGGCGGTCGGGGTGATGGAAGTGGTGCGGGAATGGCAACCCGACGGCGAACCCAACGCCAAGGGCGAGCGCATCTGGGCCAGCGTCCGCGTCGAACCGCGCGACCCGCTGGCGAAGCCGGTGACGCTGGAAGCGATCAAGGCCGAACCACGTCTCGAAAAGCTGGAAATGCTGCGCCAGTCGCGGCTCAGCGTGACGCCGGTGCGTTCCGACGAGTGGGCGGTGATCCTCGACATGGCGGGACGTTGACCGCAGCCGTTTAACTTCACTATCGGCTCACGAAATGCGCCTTTTTCGGCCGTTTGCGTGAACTTAGTCCACGCGCAGCCTGTCCGGAGGATAGGCGAGCATGGACACCGCGACTTTTCACGGTCGTGACGTCGATCGCGCGAGCGACATCGGGAAAGTTCGACGGGTTCAAAGGAGCCGTCGATGACGGTGACACAAGATCAGCGCTGTAGGACAGCGAAAAGCGGACAGTCCGCTATGGGTGGAAATCGGACATTAGCAAATGCCCACATGCAGCCCGGCGGGTTACATGCCTCCGGCTAGACCTATGAGCAGAAGTCCGAACATCGAAAGAGAACCTGCTAGGGCAGGTATCCCCAATAGACCCTTAGCGGGTAAGGCGCTTTGGAAGTCGGCCTTTGCCTTTAGAAAACAGTAGACGACGTTCCACGCAAGCAAGAGCCAAGCAACTATCAGAAGGGCTGTCATAGCCCGATGCTACGGGCGCTATCGAATGGCCGCAATGGGTCGTTTGCCGACGTTGATCTCGGCTTACCGTCCAGTGGGAATGTCCAAAAGGGGCGGCCCACCAAGTCCTGATCAGCCTTAGCGCCGCGGCGGGCCCTTGCGGGGGCCTTTGCGGATCGGCGGGCGGTTCTTCATCGGGTGGGGGCGCGGGCCGCGGGGGCGATCGCCGCCCTGGTCGGCGGGCGGCGGGCCGTCGGTCTGGTCGATCATCAGGCCTTCGTCCTCAGGCGCGATGACGGCCTTGCTGAGCGCTTTCCTGAACGCCGGGACCGAGCGCGCCGCGACTTCGAAATAGCTTTCGCTCGCCGCGATGCGGATGGCGCCGATGTCCTGGCGCGTCAGGTGGCCGTAGCGGCAGATCAGCGGCAGCAGCCAGCGCGCTTCGGCGCGGTGGCGGCGGCCGGCGTTGATGCGGAACCAGGTCGACCCTTCGAAGCCCGGACGCGGACCGGCGTCGCGCTGCGGCGCGTCGCGGCCACCGCTGACCAGGATGTCTTCGGGCGCGGGCAGGTCGGTCTTCAAGGTGCGGACGAGCGCGGCGGCGATTTCCGCCGGGGTCAGCGTCGCCATCAGCTGGTCGGCGAAGGCGCGATCGTCATCGTCCATCTCGACCGGCTGGGTCAGCTGTTCGAGCAGGCGGGCGCGGTCGCGGCTGCGGATTTCCTCGGGCAGCGGCGGGTCGATCCATTCGGGCGTGATCTTGGCCTGGCGCAGCAGCGCTTCGACATTGCGACGACGGCGGAACGGCACCAGCAGGACGGCGGTGCCCTTGCGGCCCGCGCGGCCGGTGCGGCCCGAGCGGTGCTGCAGCGCTTCCGGATCGCGCGGCAGTTCGACGTGGATGACGAGGCCGACCGAGGGAAGGTCGATGCCGCGCGCAGCGACGTCGGTGGCGACGCAGACGCGGGCACGACCGTCGCGGAGCGCCTGCAGCGCATTGTTGCGTTCCGACTGGCTATGTTCGCCCGACAGCGCGACGACCTGGAAGCCGCGCTCGTTAAGCAGCGCGTGAAGGCGGCGGACCGCGTCGCGGGTGGCGCAGAACAGGATCGCGGTTTCGGCTTCGTGGAAGCGCAGCAGGTTGACGACCGCATGTTCGATGTCGGTCGGGTTCACGCTCACGCATTGGTAGGCGATGTCGGCGTGGCTTTCGCCCTGCGCGATGGTTTCGATGCGCAGCGAATCCTTCTGGTAGCGCTTGGCCAGCGCCTGGATCGGGCGCGGCATGGTCGCCGAGAACAGCAAGGTGCGGCGGCCTTCCGGCGTCGCATCGAGGATTTCCTCCAGCTCTTCGCGGAAGCCCATGTCGAGCATCTCGTCGGCTTCATCGAGCACAACCACGCGCAGCTCGCTAAGATCGAGCGCGCCGCGCTCAAGATGGTCGCGCAGGCGCCCCGGGGTGCCGACGACGATATGCGCCCCGCCCTGCAGCGCGCGGCGTTCCTTCATCGGGTCCATGCCGCCGACGCAGGTGACGATGCGCGCGCCGGCCTTGGCGTAAAGCCATTGCAGTTCCTTGCCGACCTGCAGCGCCAGTTCTCGCGTCGGGGCGATGACCAGGCCCAGCGGCAGATGGCTCCACGGCACCCGCTCGCCCTCGATCAGCTGGCCCGCCATGGCGAGGCCGAAGGCGACCGTCTTGCCCGACCCGGTCTTGGCCGACACGACGAGATCACGGCCGTGCGCCTCTTCCTCGACCACCGCCGACTGGACGGTGGTGAGCGTGTCATAGCCGCGCTCGTCGAGGGCGGCGGCAAGGGTCGGGTGGACGTTGGGGTTGGTCATAAAATTCATTTCTTCAAATGGCGTTGCCGCCACGGGGAGTAAATCCCCGTGACGTCGATCGGTTCTCGTTTCACTCGGCCGTCGTCCGGCCTTGCGCGTCTCTTCGCGCTGCTCCGGCGGCCCTTCGTGCCGGCGTCGCTACGCTCGGCGCGCTACGGCTTACGCGTTCTCGAGCTTGCGCGATTCCCGCTTACGCTCGTGCGGATCAAGGTGACGCTTGCGCAGGCGAACGACCTTCGGGGTCACTTCGACAAGCTCGTCGTCCTGAATATAAGCGATGGCCTGTTCCAGGCTCATCTTGCGCGGCGGGGTCAGGCGAATGCCTTCGTCCTTGCCCGACGCGCGGAAGTTGGTCAGCTGCTTGGACTTGAGCGGATTGACCTCAAGATCCTGCGGCTTGGCATTTTCGCCGATGATCATGCCCTGGTAGAGCATGTCGCCGGGCGAGATGAACAGCACGCCGCGATCTTCCAGCGCGTTGAGCGCATAGGCGACCGCCGCGCCCTGCTCCATCGAGATCAGCGCGCCATTCTGGCGACCGTCGATCTTGCCCTTGTGCGGACCGTATTTTTCGAACAGCCGGTTCATGATGCCGGTGCCGCGAGTGTCCGACAGGAATTCGCCGTGATAGCCGATCAGGCCGCGCGACGGGGCGCTGAAGGTCAGGCGGGTCTTGCCGCCGCCCGACGGGCGCATGTCGGTCATTTCCGCCTTGCGCATCGCCATCTTGTCGATGACCGTGCCCGAAAATTCGTCATCGACGTCGACGACGACGGTTTCATAGGGCTCTTCGCGGCCGTCGGGACCGTCGCGGAACAGCACGCGCGGACGCGAGATGCCGAGTTCGAACCCTTCGCGGCGCAGCGTTTCGATAAGCACGCCAAGCTGGAGTTCACCGCGACCGGCGACTTCGAACGCTTCGCCGCCGGCGGTTTCGCTGACGCGGATCGCGACATTGCCTTCGGCTTCACGCTCCAGGCGTTCGCGGATCACGCGGCTCTGCACCTTGTCGCCGTCCTTGCCGGCGAAGGGCGAATCGTTGACCGCGAAGGTCATCGACAGCGTCGGCGGGTCGATTTCGCGGGCGTGGAGCGGTTCGCTGATCTGCGGGGTGCCGATGGTGTTCGACACGGTCGCCTTTATCAGGCCGGCGATGGCGACGATGTCACCCGCCTTGGCCGACTGCACCGGCACGCGCTCAAGGCCTTCGAACGCGAACAGCTTCGACACGCGGCCGTCTTCGACGACCTTGCCGTTGACGTCCATCGCGCGGATGGGATCGTTGACGTTGAGCGTGCCGCTTTCGATGCGGCCGGTCAGGATACGGCCGAGGAAGTTGTCGCGATCGAGCAAAGTCGCCAGCATCTTGAACTCGGCTTCGGTGTCGAGGCCGGGATCGGGCACATGGCCGACGATGGTTTCGAACAGCGGGGTGAGGTCGCCGTCGCGGACCGTGTCTTCCTTGCCGGCATAGCCCGCGCGGCCCGAGGCGTAGAGCACCGGGAAATCGAGCTGGTCGTCGTTGGCGTCGAGGTTGAGGAACAGTTCGAACACTTCGTCCAGCACTTCGGCCGGGCGCGCGTCGGGGCGGTCGATCTTGTTGACGACGACGATCGGACGCAGGCCGAGGCCAAGCGCCTTACCGGTCACGAACTTGGTCTGCGGCATCGGGCCTTCGGCGGCGTCGACCAGCAGGATGACGCCGTCGACCATGCTGAGGATGCGCTCCACCTCCGCGCCGAAGTCGGCGTGGCCGGGGGTATCCACGATGTTGATGTGCGTGCCGTTCCATTCGACGCTGGTGCACTTTGCGAGAATCGTGATCCCGCGTTCCTTTTCGAGATCGTTCGAATCCATCGCGCGTTCTTCGACGCGCTGGTTTTCGCGGAAGGTGCCCGATTGGCGGAAAAGCTGGTCGACGAGCGTGGTTTTGCCATGATCGACGTGCGCGATG
It includes:
- a CDS encoding ABC transporter permease; the protein is MSAFGRALSAEIDHLARDRWDQALLVLMPLILLGLMAAMLLSGVPRDLPIAIVGGGETPLARRFVQAINDSSAVAVVARSPSEAAGLSLVRQGRIVAFVELPDDIRPNKSATVRISYNAAYLSTGGIAESAISKALGSAAVQAIADAGGVGGVTALRLPDAPVSISILANPEASFEWYLQALVDPAVLHLLIACATAMAMGRALTGKSLSEWRAQTGGGVGALAGKMAPYVAIGTAWGAAWLIWIAGIRGWQPVGSLALILFGQAVLMAATAAISALLVIASRETSNALAVCAVYAGSALAYSGGSLPVQGGSLFARGWSGFLPFTHYLDLQMDQWLGAPVQVAIRQLLILSVYIVIPLALSALLMRRERVS
- a CDS encoding ABC transporter permease, with protein sequence MNGFLTGFRDAMTEVFTTRSLLSTMVVAVLFYGFYYPAPYRHQGVVDIPVVVVDDEDSAATRTLVRALDDSREVAVVARLADTAAAEQAVRDRRAEGIVHIDDGLTRRLLTGSGTGGVAVTVNGSYLLRARGIAVAVQKAVENVADDQLGPALKSLADRNLPKIEVRPLFNPTTGYADYIFPAVSVIILQQTLLFGAAMLAGRRRADGRLQQRWSCYSGTLAALALIGCFASLFYFGLVFWIEDMPRGGNVPALFVAVPVFSVAVAALGLLIGSFLDEGDRAMELLVPTSVVLFFLTGTAWPTQMMPAWVQVVATLSPATHGVPLFVGLNQMGASLAEVAKPLMGLAALALAYGVAAGWRLSRMPLASPRSGAHQGAAPTIESAP
- a CDS encoding glutathione S-transferase family protein, translating into MKVIGSFVSPYVRKVLAVMELKGIDYEVDPITPFFGNDEFERLSPLRRIPVLIDGDLVLSDSSVICAYLEDVQPNPATLPADIAARARARWFEEYADTRLGDVFIWGLFYPRFVHPMVWGEPCDQARIDHSLAVEIPRELDYLERELPSAGWICGDYGLADIAVASFFRNAAYAGFTVDAARWPTVHAFVESALAHPVMEKLGGYEKIQLSTTISGRRQALIDAGVRLTANTMAQRTPAKGVMRL
- a CDS encoding response regulator translates to MLKILIVEDDSQLATTLKYLVEDNPRYRVVATVEDLEGAVEAAETNKPDLALVDLKLSRGTTGFSVAVRLGDFDIPCFFVTGRAPDFPMPDLALGCLMKPFTADDIHRSLAAAEDIMRGREALRPKMPLNLTLYDQPDHMPGDDEPGFIPSKRSLKTRFEHWIAGTQSVQ
- a CDS encoding cell wall hydrolase; the encoded protein is MNNLLRAGAKSLAAVALVVGLGSSAAMGQTLANNLPIVRAVATSVNQTVDSVADAVSAPAPTLDQLVEANKQGDPLDEQAQCLATAVYFEAMGESLQGQLAVANVVMNRASSAQYPTSWCGVVKQKAQFSFVRAGRFPRIDPNCEAWARAQAVARIASKKLMAALPSDVMWYHADYVAPKWRRNLTKVEKIGAHIFYRA
- a CDS encoding EVE domain-containing protein; amino-acid sequence: MAYWLMRSEPDVYGWNDLVKDGGTEWDGVRNYTARNFLKEMKAGDLAFFYHSNTEKAAVGVMEVVREWQPDGEPNAKGERIWASVRVEPRDPLAKPVTLEAIKAEPRLEKLEMLRQSRLSVTPVRSDEWAVILDMAGR
- a CDS encoding DEAD/DEAH box helicase, with the translated sequence MTNPNVHPTLAAALDERGYDTLTTVQSAVVEEEAHGRDLVVSAKTGSGKTVAFGLAMAGQLIEGERVPWSHLPLGLVIAPTRELALQVGKELQWLYAKAGARIVTCVGGMDPMKERRALQGGAHIVVGTPGRLRDHLERGALDLSELRVVVLDEADEMLDMGFREELEEILDATPEGRRTLLFSATMPRPIQALAKRYQKDSLRIETIAQGESHADIAYQCVSVNPTDIEHAVVNLLRFHEAETAILFCATRDAVRRLHALLNERGFQVVALSGEHSQSERNNALQALRDGRARVCVATDVAARGIDLPSVGLVIHVELPRDPEALQHRSGRTGRAGRKGTAVLLVPFRRRRNVEALLRQAKITPEWIDPPLPEEIRSRDRARLLEQLTQPVEMDDDDRAFADQLMATLTPAEIAAALVRTLKTDLPAPEDILVSGGRDAPQRDAGPRPGFEGSTWFRINAGRRHRAEARWLLPLICRYGHLTRQDIGAIRIAASESYFEVAARSVPAFRKALSKAVIAPEDEGLMIDQTDGPPPADQGGDRPRGPRPHPMKNRPPIRKGPRKGPPRR
- the typA gene encoding translational GTPase TypA, yielding MNLRNVAIIAHVDHGKTTLVDQLFRQSGTFRENQRVEERAMDSNDLEKERGITILAKCTSVEWNGTHINIVDTPGHADFGAEVERILSMVDGVILLVDAAEGPMPQTKFVTGKALGLGLRPIVVVNKIDRPDARPAEVLDEVFELFLNLDANDDQLDFPVLYASGRAGYAGKEDTVRDGDLTPLFETIVGHVPDPGLDTEAEFKMLATLLDRDNFLGRILTGRIESGTLNVNDPIRAMDVNGKVVEDGRVSKLFAFEGLERVPVQSAKAGDIVAIAGLIKATVSNTIGTPQISEPLHAREIDPPTLSMTFAVNDSPFAGKDGDKVQSRVIRERLEREAEGNVAIRVSETAGGEAFEVAGRGELQLGVLIETLRREGFELGISRPRVLFRDGPDGREEPYETVVVDVDDEFSGTVIDKMAMRKAEMTDMRPSGGGKTRLTFSAPSRGLIGYHGEFLSDTRGTGIMNRLFEKYGPHKGKIDGRQNGALISMEQGAAVAYALNALEDRGVLFISPGDMLYQGMIIGENAKPQDLEVNPLKSKQLTNFRASGKDEGIRLTPPRKMSLEQAIAYIQDDELVEVTPKVVRLRKRHLDPHERKRESRKLENA